The Thermoanaerobacterium sp. PSU-2 DNA segment GAAAGTTGACTGAGGCTGAAGAAAACTTATTAAAAAAGTTCGTTACGAATTTATATGGGCCTGTTTATTTTATACATTCACTGCCAGAATTTATAATACCTCCTATTAATTCAAAAGTAAGCAGAAAAGACACCAGTTGGAGGCTAAACATATTAGAATCATTGACATCAGGAGATCTTGATATAAGTGATTTTTTAACGACACCAGATATTCCACTTGATGAGGCAATGCAGAAGGCAAAAGCTTTTCATGAAAAATGGGTGGAAAAGTTCGGCCATTCGTCTATAGCAGAGCAGAATTTGATGCACTTGTGTATAGAAGACACTTCAAGATTTTTGTCTGGCGATATAGAATTGATGAATAAAAGACCGTCTTACATAGAGTGGAGCCAGAGATATCAAAGACCGAATAGGGATAGATTTGTAATACCTCCGGAGCTTGAAAATTATCCGGAGTTAAAAGAGAAATTTATAAAAGTATGGAATGTATCTTTTGACGCATATGAGATGCTTATAAGTAAACTCACTGATTATTTGAAGTTAACTGTTGAGAAAAATAAACATGAAAGCGATAAAGCGTATATTGGAAGGATAAGTAAGATAGCTTTTGAGGATGCAAGATATGCTTTGCTGCTGTCTGCAAAGACCAGCTTTGCTGTGGCGTTAAATGCCCTTGATTTGCAAGATATAGTCAGAAAATTGCAATCCCATGGCACAAAAGAAGCAGAAATATTGGCAAGAAATATAATTGACGAAGCAGAAAAAATTGCACCAAGCATGATGAGGCATTTGAGCCCATCTAAATACCAATTGACTGTAAATAAAGAGATGGAATATTTAGTCAATGGGTATGATTTAGAGGATGTTTCCTTGGATTCAGATGTTGAGTTGATTGATTACACAGGCAAAAGCGGTGATATGACTTTTCTTGATATATTGACTATGCATATTATTTTCTCTTATACAGGGAAACCAGTGGAAAGCATTAAAAATTTGGTTATGAAGTTGGGAAAGGAAGAGAAAGCAAACATTGTGAAATTAGCTTCTTCTAAGATAGATCAGTTTGATCATCTTATAGAGCCTTTTAGATCTGTAAGGTACAAATTTCAGTTAAGATTAAGTGAAGCTGCGTGGCATCAACTATTGAGGCATAGGATGATTAATTTTAATACTTATAAGCCAACTATAGAGAACGGGTATACAGTGCCTCCAAATATTGAAAAAGCTGGGTGTACAGATGTATTAAAGAGGGCGATTGATGAAGCTGAAAAATTATATTTGGAGCTACACGAAAAATTACCAGAAACAAGCTCATATGTGGTTACAAATGCTCATAGGCGGATTGTTTTGATGGATACAGATTTGTGGGCTTTTGATCACTATGCTAATTTAAGATGCACGCCGGAGGCTCAATGGGATATAAGGAACATTTCATTTAAAATGCTTGATTTAATAAAAGAAGTTACACCGGAAGTGGTAGAATTTCTGGCGCGAAGAAAACAGTCGTGAGGTGATTAAATGGAGACCGAATACAAAGCAATTAGTTTGCCTAAGTTAAATAATTTAAAACCTTCTTTGGAGTCGACGGCTTTGAAACTTATGGAGGAGGCAGGAGAGCTGGCACAAGCTATAGGAAAGTTTAGGGGTCTTAATGGGGAAAGAGTAAAAATGTCAAACAAGGATGTGGCTGAGAAAATATCTGAAGAACTTTTGGATGTGGCACAAGTGGCAGTATCGATGATGTTTGTTTTAGAAGACCAGTACAACATAAACATAGATGAGAAGCTTAAAGAACACATTGAAAAATTGAAGAAAAAAGGATATATAAAGTAATATTATACGGCAATGCCGTATATTTTTTTTTCATGTGCACATATTAAATTTGAACGATCATGAAAGGAGGAATCAAGTTGCAACAAATTTCCAGCAAAGAGTTGATGTACATTGATGATGTGCTTTCGCTTCAAGAACACATGGTTAAATGCTTAAATGACAGCGCTTCAAGGCTTAAAGATCAACAGTTAAAGGCATTGTGTCAAAATTTGGCCGACAGATGTCAAAATAGTTTTAATTCTATAGCAAGAAATTTAGGATAAGGAGGGATACATATGATGGGTAATACAGGCATGACGGATAAAGATATAATGATGGGCGTCTTAGGAGATTACAAACTTGCCATAGAGGTGCTTTCACATGCTGCGACAGAAGCAGCCAATGAAAACCTCAAGAGGGATTTTATCAATGCATTAAATTCTACGTTTGAAGAACAAAAGCAAGTGTGGAACGCCATAAGCCAGAGAGGCTGGTATTCAGTAAAACCAGCACAGATGCAAGACATACAAGAAGCAAAAAATAAATTTAGACAACCAGCGGGTGTTATGTAAAAAGAAAAAAATGTGGTACAATAATGGAAGTAGTGAAATACTACTTCCATTATTGTATTGTTTAAAGGAGTGATTATTGTATGTACGATCTGATTATACTGGGTGGTGGCCCAGCGGGACTTGCAGCAGGTCTCTATGCTTGCAGATCTAAATTAGATACTGTAATGATAGAGCAAATGTATGTGGGAGGGCAGATAGTGACCACATACGAAATAGAGAATTACCCGGGATTTGACGGAATTAGCGGTCCTGATCTTATAAACAAAATGGAATCACAAGCAAAAAGATATGGACTGCAGATTTACAATGAGGAAGTCGTCGGGTTAGACATCACAGGCAGCGTAAAAAAAGTCACCACCAACAAGAAGACTTATGAGGCAAAAGCGATTATAATAGCAACAGGTGCTACACCTAAAGAGTTAGGATTTGATAAAGAGAGAAAATTCAGAGGCTCAGGTGTTTCATATTGTGCTACATGTGATGGGGCATTTTATAAGGATCAAGTGGTTGCCGTTGTAGGTGGTGGCGATACTGCAATGGAGGATTCAAACTACCTTACAAAATTTGCCAAGAAGGTATATGTAATTCACAGGAGAGATAAATTAAGGGCTTCTAAGACTCTTCAAGATAGAGCTTTTGCAAATCCTAAGATAGAATTTATCTGGGACACTGTTGTAAAAGACATACAAGGAGAATATGGTGTCGAAGGATTAGTCTTAAAAAATGTGAAGACGAATGAAGAAACCACACTAAAAGTTGATGGTGTATTTATAGCTATAGGATTAAGCCCAAATTCAGAATTAGTAAAAGGTATTGTTGATACAGATGAGTATGGTTACATAATAACCGATGAAGATATGAAGACGAATATTCCAGGTGTTTTTGCTGCAGGAGATGTTAGGAAAAAGACATTGAGGCAGGTAGTGACAGCAACGGCAGATGGTGCTATTGCTGCTTATGTAGCTGAAAAGTATATAGATAGCCTTTAAAAAAAGCCATCCATTAATGGATGGCTTTTTCTATTCTTGACTGTCGTCTTCTTTTTTATCGTCTTTCTTTTCACTTTCTTTGGTTTCATCGTTATCGCTTTGCGTTTTGGTGTCGTTGCTGATTTCAGACTCTTTCAAGGTAGGTATTATTATTCTCTGTCCAGGGTATATGAGGGAAGGATTTTGAATGTCAGGGTTAGCTCTTAATATTGCATCGACTGTAGTATTGAATCTTGCAGCAATATTGTAAAGTGTATCGCCAGGCTTTACAACGTACACCATTCTGCCTTCTTTATGATGTTCAAACGGTGGATTATAAGGCATAGTAGGAGATGTCTTGGATGGACACGGTATGACGACAGTCTGACCTGGATAAATCATATTAGGGTCCATAAAATAGTTGACTCTTAATATTTCATCAAGAGAAACGCCGAATTTGTTTGCTATGCTCCATAATGTGTCGCCAGGCTGAACGATGTAATTTGTTGGACATGGCATGTTGTACATTGGCGCTGCCGGTATGTTGTGCATTTCACCGAATGATCCCGTATAAGTGTTATAAGCATAAGACGTTTCAGGTGCTGACTGCATAGGAATGTTTCCATTTGGTATAAAAAGCATTTGTCCTGGATAAATTGTGTATGGGTAAAGTATGTTATTTACATATATAATCGATTCATAAGGAACGCCAAATTTCTGGCCTATTAGATAAATTGTATTTCCAGGCATGACCGTATAATAGACTCCGGTAACTGGCACTATCAATGTTTGGCCAGGATATATAAGCGATGGATTGACGATGTTGTTTCTCGAAATAATGGCTTCTACAGAAGTATTAAACTTTTTTGCAATTGAGAATAAAGTATCTCCGGACTTTACGACATACGTAAATTCCAATGTAACCATATTTATACTCCTCCTTTCCCTATTCATAATATGTATTTTGAAGTTTATGGTGACATAGTTGCACCTATATTTGAATATTTTATAATGTGGCTTTTTAATAAAAGTGGAGGAGAAATTCAGATGAAACGGTATAGATATTTTTTCTTTATCGTCATAGCTTTAATGTTTATTGCTCTATTGAGTTTTTTAAGCAAAACTGTTGAGACAGTAAATCAAATTCCTTTGATGAATAAGATCGTTATAATCGATGCTGGTCACGGAGGAAGTGATCCGGGTAAGCCCGGCAAATATGGAGAAGACGAAGATAAACTAAACCTTAAAATAGCGTCAAAGCTTAAAGACTTAATAGAAGAAAGCGGTGGGATAACGCTTATGACGAGAGAAGATGATACATTGTCGGATAAGGACATAATGAAGGATTTAAAAAATAGAGTACATGCTGGCAATGATGTAAAAGGCGATATTATGTTAAGTATTCATCTAAATAGTTTTCCCGATCCAAGGTATAAAGGGGCGCAGGTCTTTTATCAAAAAAATTCAAAAGAAGGCAAACTTCTGGCGGAACTGATACAAGATGAGCTTAGAAAGACGTTAGATCCCAACAATGACCGAATGGCCAAAGAGACAAGTACATTTTATATTTTGAGGCATGCAAAAATGCCTGCTGTGATAATAGAGTGTGGTTTTATGTCTAACCCTGAGGAAGAGAGGCTTTTAAATGATGAAAACTATCAATATAAGATTGCATGGGCCATATACAAAGGTGTAAATAGATATTTTAAAGAAAAATCTTGAGTCCTTGTTTAAGGGATCTTTTTTTTGTATACTTAAAGTAAAGAAATCATATAAATTGGGCAAAATATTTATGTATTACATTTATTTGAAACGATGGAGGAATTATGGAGATCATAAATAAAATTATTGATAACGTAAATAAAGTTATAGTAGGCAAAGCTGAAGAAGTAAAGCTTGTCCTTATAGCGCTCTTATCTGGTGGACATGTTCTTATAGAGGATGTTCCTGGAGTTGGGAAGACATCATTAGTAAAGGCATTGGCTAAATCCATAAGTGCGGATTTTAAGAGGATTCAATTTACGCCGGATTTATTGCCGTCAGATGTTATTGGAGTTTCTATATATAATCCTGAAAAAGGTGTCTTTGAATTTAAACAAGGACCTATAATGAGCCAAATTCTTCTGGCAGACGAAATAAACAGAACATCTCCCAAGACGCAATCAAGTCTTTTAGAAGCTATGGAAGAAAGGCAGATTACTGTTGACGGAAATACTTACCATTTACCTCGGCCATTTATGGTAATCGCCACGCAAAATCCGATTGAGTACGATGGGACATACAGATTACCAGAAGCACAGTTAGACAGATTTATGATTAGAATAAGCTTAGGGTATCCAGATATGAAGCACGAAATAAACATGCTTAAGATGTTTGAAGCTTTAGATCCACTGGAAGATTTGAAATCAGTAGTATCAATTAGAGAGATTTTGAAGATGCAAGATGAAGTAAAATCTGTATATGTTGATGACAACATATTGATTTATATTATAGACATAGTAAACAAGACGAGAAATTCAGATATGGTACTTTTAGGTGCAAGTCCGAGAGCGGCTTTAAATTTGATGAAGGCAGCCCAAGCAAAGGCGTTTATAGAAGGGCGCACTTACGTATTGCCTGATGATGTAAAATATTTATGTGTGCCAGTTTTGTCTCACAGGATAATATTAAAAAACGAGATGAGATTTAATAACATAGATGAAAAAAGCGTCATAAAAGACATTTTAAATACGGCTAAAGTTCCGGTGGTAAAAAAGTATGCGTAATTTCATTTTATTATTGTCATTTACCATTATTTCTTTTCTTTTTGCGATTTTTACCAGCGGTGAAATACTGTATTATATTTTCTTTGTAAATGTGGCTTTGTTGTCGCTAAGTTTTTTATATGCCGCGATAGCCATTTTATCAATATCAATAGAAATCGATATTGACAGTACTGAAATCAATGTTGACGATAAAATCAAGTACAGTATTAAGATCAAAAATAAATTTTTTTTGCCGCTGGCATTTGTATCAATTGATGAAAATAATAGAAAATTTTTTCCTATTGCTACAAATTTGAATTCATTTCAGAAAAAAGTTATTAAAAGAAACGTTTTGTTTAAAAAAAGAGGGATATATACTGTTGGCCCGATTGTAATAAAAGTAAAGGATCCTTTCGGCATATTTCAAATGAAGAAGACGGTCAATAGACAATATAATATAGTGGTGTATCCTAAGGTATACGATACCCCCTTTGATTTACCCTTAGCTTCAGATGTGGGTGGATTTGCAAGCCGGGCTAAGCAGTTTGAAGACTACACAAATTTGGCGAATTTAAGAGAATATGTGGATGGAGATAGTCTTAAAAAGATTCATTGGCGAATATCAGCAAAATTACAAAAATTATATGTAAAAGAGTACCAATACACAGCTTTAAGTGAAGTTAATATTTTGTGGGATTTATACAAAAATCACTATAAGGCAGATGACGGAAATATAGATGAGATGACGGCAGAGTGTGTGCTTTCACTGGCAAAATATTGTCTTACAAACGGGATCCCTGTACGACTTGTTGATTATGAGACGAATAAGCCGTTAGCACAGTGTAGCAGAGTAAAGGATTTTAGTATAATTAAATTTTGGACTTTAAAATTATTTCCTATTTATGAAATAGATTTTGACAGAAAATTGCTTGAGTACGTAAGTGGACTTCCGCGAGATTTTACGATGGCTATTGTTACTCCATCTATCGATGAAAAATTATTGGCGGCTTTGTCTCAAATCAATATTAATCAAAACATCGCAATCTTTTATACCAACAAAGATAGATTGGATGAAAAAACGAAAAATAGACTGGGAAATTCAGGGATAAAAATAACATCTTGGAGAGATATGTATGAAAGTGTACACATGGAAGTTCAACATAATTGAGTATATTATGACGTCTTTGTTGACAGTAATTCTGTCTCTCTCGGTATTTGTTGGTTTGAATTTTAAAGTGGACATTGTAGAAGTAGTTTCTTTGACTTTGGCGTTTGTGGCGCTTTTGACTATTTTCTTAAAAAGACCTCAGCTTGTAGTCACTTTTTTGTCTACTTTTATATTAGTTGATTTGTATTATTTTTACATGAGAAAAGATGTGCTTACAAAAGTCGTATTAGAAATTGATAAATACGTCAATTGGCTTTATATATACATGAGTGAGTCAAGCTGGCCTGAAGGATTTAATCAGTTGACAAACAGATACTTTTTTACAACAGTCTTATTGAGTGTTTTTTTGATTTCGCTTGTTATTACTTTTTTAAACAGGATTTTAAAAAGTTATTTTTTGACTATGCTGTTTGGCATATTTGTATTAGTTTTTCAGTGGTACAATTACGTAGACAAAGCATACGCTTTTTTAGTATTCTATGTAGCAGCAAGTTTTATAAACATGTCAGTAATCAACTATCAAAAAGCGGGAAATGGAAAGGCTTCTATCGCAAGCCTTTTGGCTATTGCAATTTTATTTTCATCTATAAGCACGGTTATAGCATACACAGTGCCGAAAAATTTCCACCCTGTTGTGTGGCAAACATTAAATGATAAATTTTACGATGCATTTCCATTTACAAAGACATGGAGAAATGGAATAGGGAGTACAAGTGGTGCAAATAGCTTTACAACAGATTTTAGTTCATTTTCTCAAAACTTAGGCGGACCGGAAACTGTAAGCGATCAGGTGGTAATGAGGGTAAAAGCTGATGAGAGTCTGTACTTAAGAGGCGAAGTGTTTGATACGTATGAAAACAATAAATGGACTAATTCAGTAGTTCAGCACAGTTTTGGGAGGGATAATTACTTCCAACCGGAATTTGATAAAAATATTAAATACACGATAAAAAGCGTGGAGATTTTCCCTGTTGCAATGAATACGAATATTATTTTTTCGCCTTGGCAGCCTTACCATGTAAATATCAGCAATATATACGATAGAAGTACGTTAGCCATGACGACAGCAGGTAGACATGTGAAAAGCGGGTACACAGTACAGTATTACAAGACGGAAATAAGTGCAAGCTTTCTGGAGAAGGACAAGGTAGTAAATAGCAGTGACATGAGCATGTACCTGCAGTATCCTTCTAATCTTCCAGAGAGGGTGAAAGAGCTTGCATTAAACATCACAAAGGATAAGAAAACCGATTATGACAAAGTAAAGGCTATCGAGCAGTACCTGAGAAATACTTATAAATACAATCTGGATGTACCTGATACACCACAGGGAAGAGATTTTGTTGATTACTTCCTTTTTGACTTAAAACAAGGATATTGCACATACTTTGCAACATCAATGGTTATAATGCTTAGGACAATAGGGATACCAGCCAGATATGTTGTGGGATTTAAGATGCCTTCACAACCTGTATTAGGCAGTGAATATGACATAAAAGAATCTTATGCACATGCATGGGTGGAGGTACCTTTTCAAAATAGCGGATGGGTGACATTTGAGCCGACGGCAATTTATCAAGAAACTTATGCAGGTGCATCTTCAGTTAATAATAGCGATGTGTCAACAGTACAGCAAAATAATGATAGTAGCACTGCTCCTATTACCAAGTCAAATGCCAGCCAAAATTCGGTACAAAATAAACCTGTAGGGAGTTTGTCAAAAAACAACACATCCAATAAAGATACGCATAGAATGATATTTTTTATAGTCTTGGTTCTTTTATTAGCCATATTTGCAGCTATCAGATATGTTTTATTAAAAAGACATCATAGTTCAAGGAGAAGTGCCTTTTTATACTACTACAATAAAATTTTAAAAAGGCTTAAAAGGAGAGGATTTAAAAGATATGACAGTGAAACCACTGTAGAGTTTCAAAATAGAATATTGGATATGGGCTTTTCCGACTTCGACAAGATTACAAAAATTTATAATGATTTAGTGTATGGCAACATAGAACCGTCAGAAGAAGATATCGTATATATAAAGGAGTATCTTAAGAAAAATATGGGTCATAAAAAGTTTAGTGGTAGTAAACCGGGTGATTTGATTAATTGACATTAATATGTTATCGAATATATAATATATTTGGAGTTGTTATTATTTCTCCTGATAGGAGGCTTGCTGATGGTTTTAAGTTACGAGCCCGGAGTAAAAAGCAGAATTATGGTTTGCGTTACTCCGCAAAAGAGCTGCCAAAGGCTTGTTGAAAGAGGAGCAGAGAGGGCGAAAGAGACAAATGGGGAATTTTGTGTTGTGTATGTGAATAAAAACAATGATATATATAAAGATTTGAAGGAACACAAGATCTTAGTCGAACTCTTTGAGATGGCTCAGAAATTAGGTGGCAGAGTATCCATATTGGTTGGAAAGAAGATTTCAGATGCTTTAGCTGAATTTGCTGCTGAAAACGATATTACAGAGATAATAGTAGGCAAATCATTGAGATCTGCCTTTGACGTATTGATTCACGGAGATGTGATAAATCCTCTCATAAAGCGGGTTGAGGAGAAGAATATAATCGTTGAAGTCATAGAATAATAGTCATTCTATGACTTTTTTCTTTATTTAATATACTAAGTTTATAGGATTTTCGGAATTATTAGTGTATAATTATTATGAGCAAGTACTAAAATTATATTAGTTTACAATTTTGCCTCAAGAGGTGAGCTTTTTGTTCAATGGCCTTATAGAAATAATAAAGACGATGAAGATAAATGACATCGTAGATATAGCGATAATAGCTTATGTAACGTACCGCCTTATATTAGTCATACGAAAAACCAGAGCTGAGCAACTATTTAAAGGAATTATAATTCTTTTAATACTTACAAAATTAAGCGAGTGGCTGCAGCTTAGGACAGTCAATTATATTTTAAGCAATGCAATGACTGTTGGCGTTATAGCACTTTTAATAGTATTTCAGCCAGAACTGAGGAGAGCCTTAGAATCCCTCGGAAGAAGCGAGTTTATTAAGAGAAACTTTTTCATAATAAACGATGAAGTCCAGGATATAGCCGATGTCATAAGCGAGATATGCGATGCTGTCCAATTTTTGTCCAGATCTAAAATAGGTGCTTTGATTGTTTTGGAGAGAAATACTGGTTTAAATGAACTCATAGAAACTGGCATATCTTTAGACTCCAAAATATCCAGTGAGCTTCTAATAAATACATTTATACCAAATACCCCCCTTCACGACGGAGCGGTTATAATAAGAGGCGATAGGATAATGGCCGCTGGATGTTTTTTGCCACTTACTGACAATCAAAATTTAAGCACTGAGCTCGGCACGAGGCACAGAGCTGCCATAGGTGTGACTGAAGTGTCAGATGCTGTATCAGTCATAGTTTCAGAAGAAACTGGTACTATATCACTTGCTCAAAACGGAAGAATATCAAGGCATTTGGATATAAAGACTTTAAAAGAAGTTCTTTTAAGTATGTTCAAAGTTAAGGACAGCAAAGGCTCTAACTGGTTCAAATGGGGGAATAAGCATGCTGAGTAAAAATCTACCTATAAAGATACTTTCAGTTTTAATAGCATTTATATTGTGGCTTTATGTGATGGGTGAGAAGAACCCAGAGATATCTTATGATGTAGGCAATATTCCTGTAAATATAGTGAATGTCAATACGCTTGACAAGAAAGGATTGACACTTATAGGGGATAAAAATTTCTCGGTGACAGTCAGGATTAAAGGCCGAAGAAGTGATGTGATGAATGTAAGACCTTCAGACATACAGGTTGAAGCAGATGTCAGCAGGATAATAACAAAGGGGATAAATGTCGTGCCTGTTGAAGTAAGTTCACTTCCTAAGAATGTGACATTTGTTTCTGCAAATCCTTCGGAGATAAAGCTTGATGTAGACAAAGTTTCAAGGGTGCAGATGCCGGTGCACGTAAAGGTCAATGGAGCTGTAATGGATGGCTTTGCTATGAAGCCTGCTGTGGCGACTCCTGGTGAAGTAGTGATTACTGGCCCTGAAAGCAAAGTGAATTTGATAAAAGATGTAGTAGCACAAGTCGATATGGCTAATAAATCAAAGGATGTAAGCATATCTGTACCTGTTGAACCGGTGGACAGAAATGGCAACGAAGTCAAAGGCGTAGATGTGAATCCCGGATATATTAAAGTGGATATAGATGTGAACAAGGCCATAAGAGTACCTGTGAATGCAAAGATATTTGGCAAACCTATGGATGGATATGATGTTGCACAAGTAAGTGTCTTGCCTGAGTACGTTTATGTGACGGGAGATGATGCTGTATTAAACACCATCAAAAGCGTTGACACTAAGCAGATAGACATATCGGGCAAGAATGCGTCTGTCACCGAAAGCGTGCCTTTTGACCTTCCAAATGGCGTTAGCCTTGTGAAAAGCGACAGCACAGCAAAAGTTTTTATAGATATTGAAAAGATAGTTACAAATAACATAACTATAAGCAGCATAGACGTTAAAGGTGGCGACAACAAAAATGTCACTATTTTAAATCCAAGTATCGTAGTAACTGTCACTGGCCCAGAAAATGTAGTAGATTCGGCTACTTCCAGCGATTTTAGCGCTTATGTAGATGCTACAAATGCAACTACAGGTACACAGACATTGCCAGTAAATGTGACGACGAATTTGAATCTAAAGATAGTCAAGGTAAATCCACAATCTGTGGACGTCAATGTTCAATGATCTTTATTTTATAATAAAAGGATGATCAAAATGGATTTTAAACGACTGACCGTAGTTCTGGGGCATTATGGCACAGGTAAAACAGAAATAGCCATAAATTACGCAAGGTATATAAAGACATGTGGATATGATGTAGACATAGTAGATCTTGATATAGTAAATCCATATTTTCGACCAAGAGAAGTTAGAAAAGAGCTTTTAGATAGATGGGGCATAAAAGTAATTGGTGTGGATGAAAAATACATGAATGCAGATATGCCGGCATTATCAAGAGATATATACAGCGTCATGCAAGACGAGGAAAAATATGCTGTATTTGATATTGGTGGCGATGATGCAGGGGCAAT contains these protein-coding regions:
- a CDS encoding transglutaminaseTgpA domain-containing protein, encoding MKVYTWKFNIIEYIMTSLLTVILSLSVFVGLNFKVDIVEVVSLTLAFVALLTIFLKRPQLVVTFLSTFILVDLYYFYMRKDVLTKVVLEIDKYVNWLYIYMSESSWPEGFNQLTNRYFFTTVLLSVFLISLVITFLNRILKSYFLTMLFGIFVLVFQWYNYVDKAYAFLVFYVAASFINMSVINYQKAGNGKASIASLLAIAILFSSISTVIAYTVPKNFHPVVWQTLNDKFYDAFPFTKTWRNGIGSTSGANSFTTDFSSFSQNLGGPETVSDQVVMRVKADESLYLRGEVFDTYENNKWTNSVVQHSFGRDNYFQPEFDKNIKYTIKSVEIFPVAMNTNIIFSPWQPYHVNISNIYDRSTLAMTTAGRHVKSGYTVQYYKTEISASFLEKDKVVNSSDMSMYLQYPSNLPERVKELALNITKDKKTDYDKVKAIEQYLRNTYKYNLDVPDTPQGRDFVDYFLFDLKQGYCTYFATSMVIMLRTIGIPARYVVGFKMPSQPVLGSEYDIKESYAHAWVEVPFQNSGWVTFEPTAIYQETYAGASSVNNSDVSTVQQNNDSSTAPITKSNASQNSVQNKPVGSLSKNNTSNKDTHRMIFFIVLVLLLAIFAAIRYVLLKRHHSSRRSAFLYYYNKILKRLKRRGFKRYDSETTVEFQNRILDMGFSDFDKITKIYNDLVYGNIEPSEEDIVYIKEYLKKNMGHKKFSGSKPGDLIN
- a CDS encoding FAD-dependent thymidylate synthase, which encodes MLMRKLTEAEENLLKKFVTNLYGPVYFIHSLPEFIIPPINSKVSRKDTSWRLNILESLTSGDLDISDFLTTPDIPLDEAMQKAKAFHEKWVEKFGHSSIAEQNLMHLCIEDTSRFLSGDIELMNKRPSYIEWSQRYQRPNRDRFVIPPELENYPELKEKFIKVWNVSFDAYEMLISKLTDYLKLTVEKNKHESDKAYIGRISKIAFEDARYALLLSAKTSFAVALNALDLQDIVRKLQSHGTKEAEILARNIIDEAEKIAPSMMRHLSPSKYQLTVNKEMEYLVNGYDLEDVSLDSDVELIDYTGKSGDMTFLDILTMHIIFSYTGKPVESIKNLVMKLGKEEKANIVKLASSKIDQFDHLIEPFRSVRYKFQLRLSEAAWHQLLRHRMINFNTYKPTIENGYTVPPNIEKAGCTDVLKRAIDEAEKLYLELHEKLPETSSYVVTNAHRRIVLMDTDLWAFDHYANLRCTPEAQWDIRNISFKMLDLIKEVTPEVVEFLARRKQS
- a CDS encoding spore coat protein: MQQISSKELMYIDDVLSLQEHMVKCLNDSASRLKDQQLKALCQNLADRCQNSFNSIARNLG
- a CDS encoding LysM peptidoglycan-binding domain-containing protein, with product MVTLEFTYVVKSGDTLFSIAKKFNTSVEAIISRNNIVNPSLIYPGQTLIVPVTGVYYTVMPGNTIYLIGQKFGVPYESIIYVNNILYPYTIYPGQMLFIPNGNIPMQSAPETSYAYNTYTGSFGEMHNIPAAPMYNMPCPTNYIVQPGDTLWSIANKFGVSLDEILRVNYFMDPNMIYPGQTVVIPCPSKTSPTMPYNPPFEHHKEGRMVYVVKPGDTLYNIAARFNTTVDAILRANPDIQNPSLIYPGQRIIIPTLKESEISNDTKTQSDNDETKESEKKDDKKEDDSQE
- a CDS encoding DUF58 domain-containing protein yields the protein MRNFILLLSFTIISFLFAIFTSGEILYYIFFVNVALLSLSFLYAAIAILSISIEIDIDSTEINVDDKIKYSIKIKNKFFLPLAFVSIDENNRKFFPIATNLNSFQKKVIKRNVLFKKRGIYTVGPIVIKVKDPFGIFQMKKTVNRQYNIVVYPKVYDTPFDLPLASDVGGFASRAKQFEDYTNLANLREYVDGDSLKKIHWRISAKLQKLYVKEYQYTALSEVNILWDLYKNHYKADDGNIDEMTAECVLSLAKYCLTNGIPVRLVDYETNKPLAQCSRVKDFSIIKFWTLKLFPIYEIDFDRKLLEYVSGLPRDFTMAIVTPSIDEKLLAALSQININQNIAIFYTNKDRLDEKTKNRLGNSGIKITSWRDMYESVHMEVQHN
- a CDS encoding MazG-like family protein, whose product is METEYKAISLPKLNNLKPSLESTALKLMEEAGELAQAIGKFRGLNGERVKMSNKDVAEKISEELLDVAQVAVSMMFVLEDQYNINIDEKLKEHIEKLKKKGYIK
- the cwlD gene encoding N-acetylmuramoyl-L-alanine amidase CwlD; the protein is MFIALLSFLSKTVETVNQIPLMNKIVIIDAGHGGSDPGKPGKYGEDEDKLNLKIASKLKDLIEESGGITLMTREDDTLSDKDIMKDLKNRVHAGNDVKGDIMLSIHLNSFPDPRYKGAQVFYQKNSKEGKLLAELIQDELRKTLDPNNDRMAKETSTFYILRHAKMPAVIIECGFMSNPEEERLLNDENYQYKIAWAIYKGVNRYFKEKS
- a CDS encoding spore coat protein — protein: MMGNTGMTDKDIMMGVLGDYKLAIEVLSHAATEAANENLKRDFINALNSTFEEQKQVWNAISQRGWYSVKPAQMQDIQEAKNKFRQPAGVM
- the trxB gene encoding thioredoxin-disulfide reductase produces the protein MYDLIILGGGPAGLAAGLYACRSKLDTVMIEQMYVGGQIVTTYEIENYPGFDGISGPDLINKMESQAKRYGLQIYNEEVVGLDITGSVKKVTTNKKTYEAKAIIIATGATPKELGFDKERKFRGSGVSYCATCDGAFYKDQVVAVVGGGDTAMEDSNYLTKFAKKVYVIHRRDKLRASKTLQDRAFANPKIEFIWDTVVKDIQGEYGVEGLVLKNVKTNEETTLKVDGVFIAIGLSPNSELVKGIVDTDEYGYIITDEDMKTNIPGVFAAGDVRKKTLRQVVTATADGAIAAYVAEKYIDSL
- a CDS encoding MoxR family ATPase, with translation MEIINKIIDNVNKVIVGKAEEVKLVLIALLSGGHVLIEDVPGVGKTSLVKALAKSISADFKRIQFTPDLLPSDVIGVSIYNPEKGVFEFKQGPIMSQILLADEINRTSPKTQSSLLEAMEERQITVDGNTYHLPRPFMVIATQNPIEYDGTYRLPEAQLDRFMIRISLGYPDMKHEINMLKMFEALDPLEDLKSVVSIREILKMQDEVKSVYVDDNILIYIIDIVNKTRNSDMVLLGASPRAALNLMKAAQAKAFIEGRTYVLPDDVKYLCVPVLSHRIILKNEMRFNNIDEKSVIKDILNTAKVPVVKKYA